A window of the Chloroflexus sp. Y-396-1 genome harbors these coding sequences:
- a CDS encoding SMP-30/gluconolactonase/LRE family protein: MQSGYRFAITLAIIVAVIGVGLGNSVTTGRSIVSEGIVAAAPAGGITTQQTQPYRVFQFAIGAQATVGQFNKPSDVAVAPDGAIYVADSDSHRIHRFSATGEFLGGWGVYGSDNGQFTGPFGVAVAPDGTVYVADTGNSRIQRFSANGTFLGAWGAFGYSDGQFYQPRSVAVAPDGTVYVADTGNSRIQRFNATGEFLGAWGSYGSGNGQFIGPFGVAVAPDGTVYVVDSNNHRIQRFSASGTFLGGWGSRGSSSGQFEYPYDVAVAPDGTVYVADYLNNRIQRFNASGTFLGTWGAFGSSNGQFNRPSGVAVAPSGTVAVYVADSDNRRIQRFSATGEFLSAWGALDSSNGRFQIPSNVAVAPDGTVYVADISNNRIQRFSATGEFLGAWEVPRYSYIRDVAVAPDGTVYIADRDNRRIQHFSATGTFLGAWGAFGSSDGQFIGISSVAVAPNGTVYVADYYSNRIQRFSATGEFLGKWGSFGSGNGQFIDPFGVAVAPDGTVYVADTSNNRIQRFSATGEFLGAWGSSGSGNGQFVGPRSVTVAPDGTVYATDDNYRIQHFSATGSFLGRWGSSGSGDGQFRRAPADVAVAPDGTVYVADTGNNRIQVFGTDYPNAWRGEFFANDWLTGPVLHVENVPDLFLNRSWAGQPAATIPADHFTSRWLRYVNFPTAGRYRFTIRADDGVRFWVDDRLVVESWQPQSPTREVTVELSAGYHRLLLEHWDRDGEATLALEWARADNATPTPTATPSPTLTPSPTTTPSPTATSSPTTTPSPTATSSPTTTPSPTTTPSPTPTPPIDSAIGVDLTIGLYRNPNSQERAIYEEMIRYLADALFEMSNGAHKLRTVRIYPNSQSQKDVIWRERCWPSAHISGYERAQYGLRIQMCDIFDFGSGSYNYLRNRRTWEEAGYTIAHEMGHYFYSLYDEYWRPDEPCDPTRPHRPCRDDIPVSPSLMHSMWMATNGLYDWLNFSSAANYSTRTAQYRVYRASGWETLIRRPELDPRDGVLANYPIRLYHPELRNVAPASGQLPRIDLVSGHQARSMLQIIWEQPAGASLASADITASLFALEGNNVTYPQPVRLIAMLQRTLPIAEATVQGEVVLPNGQTQTLTFRDDGVAPDALADDGQYSALFVPTQNGQHQYRVTFTNPTQAAVEVYNGLELAPPPPGYQPDDSLLAPVPVVENFTVSAQTTVVVSGVRSDDHGNDPGTASLLNTDNLDQWGHIEQPGDRDLFRITVLQDATLVVRVTGLAAGMQPRLRLLAGDGVTPLSAITLSANYPALVYTARAGTTIYAEISHTDLTASGGVYQISAGSPIVSDGLSQVYIPTIIR, translated from the coding sequence ATGCAGTCAGGGTATCGTTTTGCGATCACCCTCGCCATCATTGTGGCGGTCATCGGGGTAGGATTGGGGAACTCGGTCACTACCGGAAGATCGATCGTTAGTGAGGGTATCGTTGCAGCCGCACCTGCTGGCGGTATCACGACACAGCAGACGCAGCCGTACCGCGTCTTCCAGTTCGCTATCGGCGCTCAGGCAACGGTAGGGCAATTCAACAAACCTTCTGATGTAGCAGTGGCGCCCGACGGCGCCATCTATGTGGCGGACAGCGACAGCCACCGCATCCATCGCTTCAGCGCCACCGGTGAGTTCCTCGGCGGGTGGGGAGTGTATGGCAGCGACAACGGGCAGTTCACAGGTCCTTTCGGCGTGGCAGTGGCGCCTGACGGCACCGTCTACGTGGCGGATACAGGCAACAGTCGCATTCAGCGCTTTAGCGCCAACGGAACCTTCCTCGGCGCATGGGGAGCGTTTGGCTATAGTGACGGGCAGTTCTATCAACCTCGCAGCGTGGCAGTGGCGCCTGACGGCACCGTCTACGTGGCGGATACAGGCAATAGTCGCATTCAGCGCTTCAACGCCACTGGCGAATTCCTCGGTGCGTGGGGATCGTATGGCAGCGGCAACGGACAGTTCATAGGTCCTTTTGGCGTGGCGGTGGCGCCTGACGGCACCGTCTACGTAGTGGATTCAAACAACCACCGCATTCAGCGCTTCAGCGCCAGTGGAACCTTCCTTGGCGGGTGGGGATCACGTGGCAGCAGCAGTGGGCAGTTCGAGTATCCCTATGACGTAGCCGTGGCGCCCGACGGCACGGTTTACGTGGCAGATTATTTGAATAACCGCATCCAGCGCTTCAACGCCAGCGGAACCTTCCTCGGCACGTGGGGAGCGTTTGGCAGCAGCAATGGGCAATTCAACAGACCGTCTGGCGTGGCGGTGGCACCTAGCGGCACAGTCGCAGTCTACGTTGCAGATAGCGACAATCGCCGCATCCAGCGCTTTAGCGCCACCGGTGAGTTCCTCAGTGCGTGGGGAGCACTGGACAGCAGCAACGGGCGTTTCCAAATTCCTTCCAACGTGGCAGTGGCACCCGACGGCACGGTTTACGTGGCGGATATAAGCAACAACCGCATCCAGCGCTTCAGCGCCACCGGCGAGTTCCTCGGTGCGTGGGAAGTGCCTCGCTATAGTTATATTCGCGACGTGGCGGTGGCGCCCGATGGCACGGTCTATATTGCAGATAGAGACAACCGTCGTATCCAGCACTTCAGCGCCACCGGAACCTTCCTCGGCGCATGGGGAGCGTTTGGCAGCAGCGATGGGCAGTTCATTGGTATTTCCAGCGTGGCGGTGGCACCTAACGGCACCGTCTACGTAGCTGATTACTACAGCAACCGCATCCAGCGCTTCAGTGCTACTGGCGAGTTTCTTGGCAAGTGGGGATCGTTTGGCAGCGGCAACGGGCAATTCATAGATCCTTTTGGCGTGGCGGTGGCGCCCGACGGCACCGTCTACGTGGCGGATACAAGCAACAACCGCATCCAGCGCTTCAGCGCCACTGGCGAGTTCCTCGGTGCGTGGGGATCGTCTGGCAGCGGCAACGGGCAGTTCGTCGGTCCTCGCAGCGTGACGGTGGCGCCCGACGGCACCGTCTACGCGACAGATGACAACTACCGCATCCAGCACTTTAGCGCAACCGGATCCTTTCTCGGCAGGTGGGGATCGTCTGGCAGCGGCGACGGGCAGTTCCGGAGGGCTCCTGCCGACGTGGCAGTGGCACCCGACGGCACGGTATACGTGGCGGATACAGGTAACAACCGCATCCAGGTGTTCGGAACAGACTACCCGAATGCCTGGCGCGGCGAGTTCTTCGCCAACGACTGGCTCACCGGGCCGGTGCTGCATGTTGAAAATGTGCCCGACCTGTTCCTGAACCGGTCGTGGGCCGGGCAACCGGCGGCGACCATCCCCGCCGACCATTTCACCAGTCGCTGGCTGCGCTACGTCAACTTCCCGACTGCCGGACGCTACCGATTCACCATCCGCGCCGACGATGGCGTGCGTTTCTGGGTCGATGACCGGCTGGTGGTCGAGTCCTGGCAGCCGCAGTCGCCCACCCGCGAGGTGACCGTTGAGCTGTCGGCGGGCTACCATCGGCTGCTGCTCGAACATTGGGATCGGGATGGTGAAGCGACGCTGGCGCTGGAGTGGGCGAGGGCGGATAATGCGACGCCTACGCCGACGGCCACCCCATCACCGACACTAACCCCATCCCCGACGACGACCCCATCGCCGACGGCCACCTCATCACCGACGACGACCCCATCGCCGACGGCCACCTCATCACCGACGACGACCCCATCGCCGACGACGACCCCATCCCCAACACCCACGCCGCCGATCGACTCTGCCATCGGCGTGGACCTGACAATCGGCCTGTATCGCAATCCGAACAGCCAGGAGCGGGCGATCTACGAGGAGATGATCCGCTATCTCGCCGACGCCCTCTTCGAGATGTCGAACGGCGCGCACAAGTTGCGCACGGTGCGTATCTATCCGAATAGTCAATCTCAAAAAGATGTGATCTGGCGAGAGCGGTGCTGGCCGAGTGCTCACATTTCAGGATACGAGAGAGCGCAATACGGTTTGCGTATCCAGATGTGCGATATCTTCGACTTCGGCTCCGGCAGTTACAATTACTTGCGGAACCGGCGCACCTGGGAGGAGGCGGGCTATACCATCGCCCACGAAATGGGGCACTACTTCTACTCGTTGTACGATGAATATTGGAGGCCGGACGAACCGTGTGACCCGACAAGACCTCACCGACCGTGTCGGGATGACATACCGGTATCGCCATCGTTGATGCATAGTATGTGGATGGCCACAAACGGTCTGTATGACTGGCTAAACTTCTCGTCGGCAGCGAATTACAGCACAAGAACGGCCCAGTACCGGGTCTATCGGGCAAGCGGCTGGGAAACGCTGATCCGCCGACCGGAGCTCGACCCGCGCGATGGCGTGCTGGCGAACTACCCAATCCGGCTCTACCACCCCGAACTGCGGAATGTCGCGCCTGCATCTGGTCAGCTCCCCCGCATTGATCTGGTCTCTGGGCACCAGGCGCGCAGTATGCTCCAGATTATCTGGGAGCAGCCTGCCGGGGCGTCGCTCGCCAGCGCCGATATTACGGCCAGCTTGTTCGCCCTGGAGGGTAACAATGTCACCTACCCGCAACCGGTGCGACTGATTGCAATGTTGCAACGCACCTTGCCGATTGCTGAGGCGACCGTACAAGGGGAAGTGGTCCTTCCGAATGGTCAGACCCAAACCTTGACCTTCCGCGATGATGGGGTCGCTCCCGATGCACTCGCCGACGATGGACAGTATTCGGCGCTCTTTGTGCCAACCCAAAATGGCCAGCATCAGTATCGGGTGACATTCACCAACCCCACTCAGGCGGCGGTTGAGGTTTACAATGGCCTGGAACTCGCGCCGCCGCCACCGGGGTACCAACCGGACGATTCGCTGCTGGCGCCTGTGCCGGTCGTCGAGAACTTCACCGTCAGCGCCCAAACGACGGTCGTGGTCAGCGGGGTCAGGAGCGACGACCACGGCAACGATCCCGGTACGGCCAGTCTGCTGAATACCGATAACCTTGACCAATGGGGGCACATCGAACAGCCCGGCGACCGCGACCTGTTCCGCATCACCGTCTTGCAGGATGCGACGCTTGTGGTGCGCGTGACCGGTCTGGCGGCGGGGATGCA
- a CDS encoding ParB/RepB/Spo0J family partition protein, with product MQLLYLDPRQLEIDPTGVREEPGDIAGLAATIAEYGLLQPIGVTPVGSGRYRVVYGGRRRAAAIQLGLSKVPCIVLDNDDPDLLLRQLIENVQRQDLNDIEQARAFARLREHIIATRGKLPDSELDEAVGQAVGLGARTIRRYLGLLELPEEVQQMIRRGELNVTQAQHLRRITNPKTQIDLARFAVEEGMSAAELSRLTTYFAANPNLTLEVALQALEQGEELRTKATTATGSGGPLSHTPGITVELPDHDDSWEDETDTNTSAYLTVDEETIENQPKNKVRVFRIRSLDQMVDESDRLARAVHDGDLIKWIERDEGAVFKVRLLLRQLESLTRALREIAQQYNVPLDDE from the coding sequence ATGCAGTTACTCTACCTCGATCCGCGCCAATTAGAGATTGACCCGACCGGTGTCCGTGAAGAACCGGGTGACATAGCCGGATTAGCAGCCACTATTGCTGAATACGGTCTGCTCCAACCCATTGGCGTGACCCCAGTCGGCAGTGGACGTTATCGAGTTGTCTACGGCGGGCGCCGTCGGGCCGCTGCCATTCAACTCGGATTAAGTAAAGTCCCGTGTATCGTTCTTGATAATGACGACCCCGATCTACTGTTACGTCAACTTATTGAGAACGTCCAACGTCAGGACCTCAATGACATCGAACAGGCGCGGGCATTTGCGCGTTTGCGCGAACATATCATCGCCACCCGCGGCAAACTACCTGACAGCGAACTTGATGAAGCTGTTGGTCAGGCAGTTGGTCTCGGAGCACGCACAATTCGGCGCTACCTTGGCCTACTAGAGCTGCCTGAAGAGGTCCAGCAGATGATTCGCCGTGGCGAGCTAAATGTCACTCAGGCCCAACATCTGCGTCGCATCACCAACCCGAAAACGCAGATCGATCTGGCCCGATTCGCGGTGGAAGAGGGTATGTCAGCAGCCGAATTAAGTCGGCTGACAACGTACTTTGCAGCCAACCCTAACCTGACCCTCGAAGTGGCATTACAGGCGCTCGAGCAGGGTGAGGAACTACGTACCAAAGCAACAACCGCGACCGGTAGCGGCGGCCCCTTGAGCCACACACCAGGCATTACGGTCGAACTTCCCGATCACGACGATAGCTGGGAAGATGAGACGGATACTAACACTAGCGCATACCTGACGGTAGACGAAGAGACAATTGAGAATCAACCGAAAAATAAGGTGCGCGTCTTCCGCATTCGTTCACTCGACCAGATGGTTGATGAAAGTGATCGGTTGGCACGTGCCGTGCACGACGGTGATCTGATCAAGTGGATCGAACGTGACGAAGGGGCAGTCTTTAAAGTACGACTGCTGTTACGTCAACTCGAAAGTTTAACCCGCGCCTTACGGGAGATCGCTCAACAGTATAACGTACCGCTAGACGACGAGTGA
- a CDS encoding SDR family NAD(P)-dependent oxidoreductase: protein MFDLHGRTAIVTGAGRGIGRAVAEALIEHGAQVALLDRDAATVAETAAQLGPRAQSMVVDVAAMHEVTAAIGDLIARWGRIDILVNNAAVLSTAPFLDLTPEEWNRVLNINLTAIYNTCRAAVPAMIAASYGRLITIASVAGKRGGGILGSAAYSAAKAGAIGLTKALARELAPFGITANTVCPGPVETPLLTAMTPELRDRAQRLIPLGRFAVPSEVAAAVVFLASTEAAFITGETLDVDGGLTMD from the coding sequence ATGTTTGATCTTCATGGCCGAACGGCAATTGTCACCGGTGCCGGACGTGGTATTGGGCGTGCTGTTGCTGAAGCCCTCATTGAACATGGGGCGCAGGTTGCGCTACTTGATCGTGATGCTGCGACGGTGGCCGAAACGGCGGCTCAGCTTGGCCCGCGTGCGCAGAGTATGGTTGTTGACGTTGCTGCCATGCATGAGGTGACGGCGGCAATCGGGGATTTGATTGCCAGGTGGGGCAGGATCGATATTCTAGTCAACAATGCTGCGGTGCTCAGTACTGCGCCGTTTCTCGATTTGACGCCAGAAGAGTGGAACCGTGTGCTGAACATCAATCTTACGGCGATCTATAACACATGCCGTGCCGCAGTACCGGCTATGATTGCGGCAAGTTATGGTCGCCTGATTACGATTGCTTCGGTTGCCGGTAAACGTGGTGGTGGTATTCTCGGTAGTGCAGCCTACAGTGCAGCCAAGGCGGGAGCGATTGGATTGACCAAAGCGTTGGCTCGTGAACTCGCTCCATTTGGGATTACTGCCAATACGGTTTGTCCTGGCCCGGTTGAAACTCCACTCCTTACCGCGATGACGCCGGAATTACGAGATCGGGCGCAGCGTCTCATTCCACTGGGTCGGTTTGCAGTGCCGTCTGAAGTGGCGGCAGCAGTCGTTTTTCTAGCCTCAACAGAAGCTGCATTTATTACTGGCGAAACGCTCGATGTCGATGGTGGGCTGACGATGGATTAG
- a CDS encoding STAS domain-containing protein, with protein sequence MNKPTIATLSLEQGRQLRQFLLWMAGVVGVVALIATVSALIWQIATLVALMILDWVLVVGLLQAWGQAKSGQIRIALTTSFVALTLYGFLGAIILPNLAPLMAFGPMIAIVAMLPFASGATLKRLLIVAWIAVIATMIVGSQVQFFPPIPEPLVLPFQFTGVAGISAILLLQLWVFHERLFGAIAQLREMNDVLEQERNGLQERIAQRTADLQQALAEVERQMAEQSRLLRENERQRELIRGLSMPVLPVTHETLIMPLVGELDSERMALAQATALQAIDRTNARHLVIDITGMPFVDTTVASGLMQLVQATRLLGATVTLVGIRPEVAQTIVALGIDLSEVTTAADLASALKRDRVAA encoded by the coding sequence ATGAATAAGCCAACAATTGCCACTCTATCTCTCGAGCAGGGTCGCCAGCTCCGCCAATTCCTGCTATGGATGGCAGGGGTTGTTGGGGTAGTAGCCCTCATTGCTACGGTGTCTGCGCTGATCTGGCAAATTGCTACCCTGGTCGCGCTCATGATTCTCGATTGGGTGCTGGTGGTTGGTCTGCTACAGGCATGGGGGCAGGCTAAAAGTGGTCAGATCCGCATCGCATTAACAACCTCTTTTGTTGCATTGACCCTGTATGGTTTCCTGGGTGCTATTATTTTGCCTAATCTGGCACCATTAATGGCATTTGGCCCGATGATTGCAATTGTCGCAATGCTTCCCTTCGCAAGTGGAGCGACTCTAAAGCGGTTGCTCATTGTAGCGTGGATTGCGGTCATTGCCACGATGATTGTTGGTTCGCAAGTGCAGTTCTTTCCACCGATTCCGGAACCGCTGGTGTTGCCGTTTCAATTCACCGGAGTAGCAGGTATCAGTGCGATTTTGCTGCTCCAACTCTGGGTTTTCCACGAACGCCTCTTTGGTGCAATTGCTCAACTGCGCGAGATGAACGACGTACTTGAGCAAGAGCGCAACGGGTTGCAAGAACGGATTGCCCAGCGAACGGCTGATTTGCAGCAGGCACTAGCTGAAGTGGAACGGCAAATGGCCGAGCAGTCACGGTTGTTACGTGAGAATGAACGTCAACGTGAGCTGATACGTGGTTTAAGTATGCCCGTGCTGCCTGTTACCCACGAGACGTTGATCATGCCGTTGGTCGGTGAGCTTGACTCAGAACGAATGGCCCTGGCTCAGGCTACTGCGCTACAGGCAATTGATCGGACAAACGCCCGTCATCTGGTGATTGATATTACCGGGATGCCCTTTGTTGATACGACGGTTGCTTCAGGGTTGATGCAACTGGTACAGGCTACTCGTTTGCTGGGAGCAACCGTTACACTGGTTGGTATCCGGCCAGAAGTTGCCCAGACAATTGTTGCGCTTGGTATTGATTTGTCAGAGGTAACTACTGCCGCCGATCTTGCCTCTGCCCTTAAGCGGGATCGGGTAGCCGCCTGA